A window of Notolabrus celidotus isolate fNotCel1 chromosome 11, fNotCel1.pri, whole genome shotgun sequence contains these coding sequences:
- the slc25a33 gene encoding solute carrier family 25 member 33 gives MPQKDTLLHLFAGGCSGTVGAIVTCPLEVLKTRLQSSGLALRPVFQVQLGTLSGTGVIRPGTVTPGLLQVLRSILEKEGPRSLFRGLGPNLVGVAPSRAIYFAAYSKSKETFNGLFVPNSGVVHMSSAGAAAFVTNSLMNPIWMVKTRMQLEKKARGEKKMNALQCARYVYKSEGIRGFYRGLTASYAGISETMICFLIYETLKKHIAKSQLNSPNSENEKRASDFLRLMLAAAFSKGCASCIAYPHEVIRTRLREEGSKYKYFFQTGRLIMVEEGYAAFYRGLIPQLIRQIPNTAIVLSSYELIVHLLGDSK, from the exons atgccGCAGAAAGACACGCTGCTACATCTCTTCGCCGGGGG GTGTAGTGGTACTGTGGGGGCCATCGTGACGTGCCCTCTGGAGGTGTTGAAGACTCGGTTGCAGTCTTCTGGTCTCGCCCTCAGACCGGTCTTCCAGGTACAGCTGGGTACATTGAGCGGCACCGGGGTAATCCGACCGGGCACTGTTACACCAGGGTTGCTGCAGGTCCTACG ATCAATCCTTGAAAAAGAGGGACCAAGATCACTTTTCCGTGGCCTGGGGCCTAACCTTGTTGGCGTGGCTCCTTCAAG ggcCATTTATTTTGCTGCATACTCGAAATCTAAAGAGACCTTCAATGGGCTGTTTGTGCCTAACAGTGGAGTGGTGCACATGTCGTCTGCTGGTGCTGCAG CTTTCGTTACTAACTCTCTAATGAACCCCATCTGGATGGTCAAGACCAGGATGCAGCTGGAAAAAAA AgccagaggagaaaaaaagatgaacgCATTGCAGTGCGCCCGCTATGTTTACAAAAGTGAAGGAATCCGGGGCTTCTACCGAGGTCTGACTGCATCGTATGCTGGCATCTCGGAGACCATGATCTGCTTCCTCATCTACGAGACACTGAAAAAACACATCGCTAAGAGCCAGCTAAACTCCCCGAATAGTGAAAACGAGAAAAGAGCGTCAGACTTCTTGAGACTGATGTTGGCAGCTGCATTTTCAAAGGGTTGTGCGTCCTGCATAGCCTACCCACATG AGGTCATTCGGACACGGCTGCGTGAGGAAGGCAGCAAGTACAAGTATTTCTTCCAAACGGGGAGGTTAATAATGGTGGAAGAAGGCTACGCAGCTTTTTATAGAGGACTCATTCCACAGCTCATTAGACAAATCCCCAACACAGCCATCGTCCTCTCCTCGTATGAACTCATTGTCCATCTGCTCGGGGACTCCAAATGA